The genomic window ATACCGGGTTCGTTAGCGTCGTCAGTGATCGGAGCGCGGGCTGGGCCGCCGCCGATCGGCTGGGAGGGCCATGATCGACGCGCGTGTCACCGAGATTGCCGAGGGCACGGTGCTGGAGCGCCGATACCAGCTGCGAAAGCTGATCGGATCCGGGGGCGCCGGCAAGGTCTTCCGCGGCGACGACCTGCACCTGCAGCGTCCGATCGCCGTGAAGGTCATGCACCCTCACGCCGACGACCTCGGTTCGGTGGACCGTGCGCGGGCCGAGATGCTGGTGCTCGCCTCTCTCAACCACCCCTGTCTCGTCACGCTCTTCGATGCGCGCATCAGTCACGCCGACGACGACGTGAACTACCTGGTCATGGAGTACGTTCCCGGGCTCACGCTGAGCGAGCGCCTGAGACAGGGCGAGATGGATGCCAGGGAGCTCGCGGGCATCGCGCTCGACATCGCCGAGGGGCTGCACGTCGCCCACGCGTCGGGCATCGTGCACCGCGACATCAAGCCGTCGAACGTGCTGCTGTGGCGCTCTCCGCTCGCGAACGGACGCTGGCGCGCGAAGGTCGCCGACTTCGGCATCGCCTACCTGCAGAACACCACCCGCGCCACCGCCCCGGGGCTCGTGATCGGCACCGCCGCCTACCTCGCGCCGGAGCAGGCGCGCGGCACGGCGGCCACCCCCGCCGCCGACATCTACGCCCTCGGCATCCTGCTCATCGAGGCCATCACCGGGCACCGGCCCTACTCCGACGCCTCGGGCATCGGGGCGATCACTGCGCGCCTCATCGACCCGCCCGCGGTCCCCGCGTCGCTGCCCGCGCCGTGGCGCGAGCTGCTGCAGGCGATGACCGCGATGCGTCCCGAGGACCGCCCCAGTGCCCTCGAGGTGGCTGTCGCGGCCGCGCGGCTGACCGTGCCGGATGCCATCGCCTCCGACACCGCAACGCCCGTGGCGCCGGTGGCTTCGGTGACTGCCGTGGCTCCCGTGCCTCCCCAGACTGAGCCGATGACGCGCCGCGCACGCGCACGCGCTGCTGCGGCGACCGCCGCCACCGCTCCCCTGCAGCTGCCGACCGTCACGGCTCCGCGGTCGGCGTCGTCGGCCGTGTCGGCCCGCCGCACCGACACCACGGTGCCCGAGGTTCCCGGCTTGACGCCGGTTGCGCGCCCGGCCGCCCGCTACCCGCGGCGCGTGTACGCCGCCGCGGCCGGGGTCGGAGTGCTGGCGGTGCTGTCGGTGTCGGCCTTCTCGGCCGTGATCGGCGCGAGCGTCTCTCAGGATCCTGCGCCGGTCGTGCAGGAGGAACCAGCTCCCGTCGAGCCGGCGCCCGTGGTGCCGGTGGAGCCCGCGGCTCCGGTGGCTCCGGCGGAAGAGGCCCCGGCCATCGTGGCCGAAGAGGTCGAGGCGCCCGCGCCTCAGCCGATCGTGGTCACGCCCGTCGACGCACCGGCGGACAAGCCCGGCCCCGCGAACCTGAACAAGGGCCCGGGCAACAACAGCGGCAACGGCGGCGGCCCCGCCCACACCAACCCGAACAAGGGGCCGGGCAACGGACCCGGCGCCGACAACCCGAACCGCGGACCCGGCAACAACAACGGGAACGGGAAGGGGAACCGCTGACGGCCTACTAGGCTGGAACACGAGGGCCTCTAGCTCAGTCGGTAGAGCATCGGACTTTTAATCCGCGGGTCGTGGGTTCGAGCCCCACGGGGCCCACTTCATTCTCCTCCTCGTCGACCATTTCGCCTTGGTGCGGATGCCGCGCAGGGTCGCCTGCCTGCGGGCTTGAACACCTGATCGGATACCGTCTGCCGGTTGCCTTCGGGGTCCGCTCGTTGACAATTCGTGCGGGCGGGTCTCCTGCGACGCGACTGCCGCGATGGCCATAGTCGACGTCCGCCGACCTGTCACTCACGTCCACGCGCGCAAGGATCCATTCGAGCGAGCGCCTGGAAGCGGAGGGCGCGGGCGCTCGCCCTCGGGGATTATGTCACCTCCCCCATCGTGACGGCGGCAACATCGGCGGAGCGATTCTCGACTAGGCGTAGACGCGGGGCATGTTTCCGGCGTATTTGTTTACCATGCACCTCGTCGCGCTTATCATTCGTGCTTCAGCCACCCCAACCGCCCCGGTCGGCGCAGGTGCGGCCGTCTACGGTTCGCCCGGCTTCTGGTTGGCGGCTGCGGCAGCGTTCGGCGGTCTTCTGCTGATCATTGGTGACACCGTGATCCGATGGAAATCGCTCGCCGCTCAGGCCGAGCTCGCGGGAGCTGCCAAGCGTCTTGCAGACGCATCTATCGCGTCTCAGACCATGGCGAGCACTAATGCAAACGCACCGGATCTTGGACAGTCGCAAGAACAAGTGACTGAGGCAATAAAGGCCTATGAAAAGCTGTTCTTGAAGCACCCGCAGTTGGTGGCAGGGGTGACGCTGCTCGTGATCCCAGTTCTCGTCGTGGGGGGCGTGTCATTCGGATCGACCAGCTAGCGAACTGAACGGATGCCAGCACGAAGACGGTTCCTTCGTTGGCCGCGGCATATCATATTGCCCCGCGAATCTTCCCCCGCATCTCTCAGCTCCAGCGCCCGCAGGACGAGCGCCCCGGATCTGCGCAGCAATCGAGGCGCAGAGACCGGCCCTCCGCGAGACGGATCTCTTCGCAATCGACGCGTGTCCGGGCAGGAATCCGCGCGGGCACTTGCACAGCGCCGTACGTGATCGGGCTGCGATGAGTTGTGTTGAGGATCAGGTAGCCCTACACAGGGACCAAGATTGGTCACTCGATTATGATCCCCGTTTCCGCTTGCTTCTTCTGCATGCACCCATTCACGAAGCTTTTGGCCTGACCTGGCGAGAATGCTGTGACCCATATGTCAGAAAGCGGATCTACACCCCCCGAACCGAACCCCACCTCGTCACGATCTGAGGCCTCAGCCCCGCCCCCGCCGCTGATTTGTGGCGCCTGCGGTGCCGGTTCCCAAGTGGGCGGTGTCGGCCGGTTCAGGAAGATGTCATGCGGAGTCGGCGACGGAACCGGTGCGGGGCAGAGGCGGTATGAGCACCTCGTCGCGATCTTGCCGGCCCATCCCCCAAATAACCCTTTCGTTGATCTTCCCCCAGTCGATTCCGCCGTCCGTCATGATGCCGCCTCGCGGGCGGTATCCACACGCAAAAAGATGTCGCGTGCCGCATCCAACGTCTCTGGCGCAACAAGCGGAGTGATGTTGACAGATTGTCCAGTCCGCTACGCGCTCGTCGGGCTGTTCGCAATCGTCAGCAAGAAGTCGTCCATTGGTCCTCCTCGATCTGCGTTCCCCCGCATCCTATGACTGCTTGAGATCGGACGCCGTTCTCCGGATCCCGACCAGGTTGTAGCTCGTCGAAGTTTCGACGTTCGTCGCCTCTGACCGTGGAGGAGGTGGTTGGGCAGTACGAGCCCGCCCGCGCAACCACTCGCCCGAGGGCCTCCCAAGACTCTGGCAGCTCAACTGGCAGCATCCGAAAGATGCCCACGGACTCAATTAGCCAGGGCGGTTCCGGCGCGTACGGAGGTCCTCCGAGGAGTAGCCCCCGTGCGCGCATAGGGATGCAGAACAAACGCGGTCGAGACTGACTATCGCTGTCGGCGAATCAGCGCGTCGCGCGCATAGACTTCGCTCACGTTCGGGAGGACAACGGTGCAGATGTGGATAGTGCGCGCGGTTCAGTTCACCGCCTAATCAGTGCGGTAGTCATCGGCGCGATTGTCGGGGGAGCGGTAGCGTTCGGCGGAAGATACCTGTTCCACGCCGTCCTGACCTACCTTCGCCCTGATCCGTACCTGTCGTCGGATGTTCAGCCGTTGGTTCTCGCGCTGGTCGTGACAGTCGGAGGCTTTGTCGCGCTAGTCGGCGCCATGATGCGCGCTGCCGCGCACGGTCACGACGGAAACAAGATGAGGCGGTATGACCTCAACGGAAAACTTCTTGCGGTGACGGCCGGCGTGATTGCCAGCCTAGGAGCAACAGGTGCGCTCCCGTTCGAGGTGGGCCTGGTCGTCATCGTGCTAGAGACGCTGGTTCTGCTCGCCGTGTGCATTGTGCTAGTTCGTGCAGTGCCTGACGAACACTAGGGCGCCCAGCTCTGCGCGTCAGCTACATCGCGGCGCAGGGGCCTTCACGGCAGTTGGAGTAGCGAGGAAGGGTCGCTCCCCGCCCCGTCGTTAGTATTCAGCGACCGCAGAGGGATCCCGCCGCGCACCTTCGTGTATTGGCCGGACGAGGACCGTTGACCGGCGTGGCCGCCGGGGGACGCAGAACGCGACGAGACGCTTACCTACCTGTCGCCAAGCGCAGCTCGTCCATAACCCGCTCGACGTTCTCTAGCTTGTCGAATGGCCCTGGCATCCGGAACACCTTCGCCCCCCAAGCAGTCCGCTTCGCCTGAAGTCCTGGCTTCCCTTCCCGGCCAAGAAGCACTTTGACGGGATGCCTAAACACGCAGACGACGAGTTCCACGTTGCGGCTCCCCAACTTCTCGGCAAGGAGTGCGCTCCCATGCCGAATCTCGTCCGGATGCACGTCCTTTTCCCCACGACTTGCGCGCTTTACAATGTCCGTGAACCCTACGCCGGACTCGGCCGCTGCCTCCTCGAACCACCGACCGGAAGTATGCCGAAAGAGCCCTGCCGAGGCGAGCCGCCGCAACTGGGTTTGCCCGACCTGACCCTGATAGTAGTGGCCTGCAGCAACGCTCGCCGGTGCGGGATTCAGGCCGACAATCATGGCTTGCATCTCGGCCGGCCAGACGTCAGCCAAAGTGAGCACGTCAGCGCCCATCCAATCCTCGCGCGCCTGGTATCCGATTAGGTCCGTCATGCTGGCCACCCTAGTTGACCGATACGGCGCGTTCGGCGACCGGCTAACGACCGGAACCTGCACGTGACCGACTAGCTTTCGGTCGACTCCATCCGGTGCGATGGTGGCCGCATGGAGATCATCGAGTGGTGGCCGAAGCTGGACTCCGACGCCAAGGCGTGGCTCATCGCCCACAACGGCGAAGCGGTGTCGCCGGAGGTGATGAGCAAGATCGCGACGGCCGGCGGCTCCGTGACCTCGAGCGCGTGGTGGGTCGGCGAGTCAGGACCCGATGGCTTCTTTCTCTCGGACGAAGCAGTCGACTGGATCGAGGCCGCCGCGAACGACGAACCCGACTGATTCGTGCGCGGCGGAGGACCCTTTACAGGTCGTGCCGTCACGAGTATGGTTCGTGCCAGTCGCGCGCGTAATCGGGGATCGGCGCGCCGAAACTGGGGATCAATGGTGCGCTCCACATTTCGTACGCTCGGAATGATCATGGTACTGGCGGCGTCGGCTATCGCCCTCGCGGGTTGCACATTTCGGTGGCCGCACATCGAGTGGCCGCTCTAGGCGACCAATGAGGTGTCAATGTGGCGATGACCTGGACTGGGTAAACCTCGTCGCCACTGTTGGCTCCGTGGTCGTCGGTCTGGCCGCAGTGATGATCGCATTGGTGATAGCCGAGCGCGAACGAACCAAGCGGGACCTCGCTGCGTATCGCGACGCGAGGCGCGATGCCTACGCCAATTTTCTGAGCGCCTACTACGTTTTTCTGGCCCGAGCTCGGACGCTGTTCGCGCAGCCCGACGCGAGAGTGATGGAGTCGTTGCAAGCGGCGATCAGCAGGCTAGGGCTCGTGGCGCCAGCCCGCGTCCGAAACCAGGTTCGTCGCGTTCGTCGCGCATCAGGCGCGCTCTTTGAAGCAAGGGGCAAATCTCGGAAGAGAGCGCGAGCAGTACTGAGTCTCGAACTGAAAAAGCTCGAACGTGTGATGTATGAAGATGTGAGACCTCCTGGCAGTCCTCAATGGGATGAGGACCGAGACCCTGAGGCCGCTAGCGACGCCGGTGGGAAGGCATAGTCAGTTGCCCGGCGTCAGTGCGCTTGCCCAGCGCAGCGCTGAAGTGAAGCGGGCGCTCTGAGCCCAGGCCAACTGGACATCGTGTTCTTCCTTCGCGCTCTGCTCATGAGCGGCGGTTGCCCATCCTCATCGTGTGGCGTCAGTAGCGCGGCACGACTCTGGGCCTACGGATAGAAGGGTCTCGACCACGGATCAGGACCTCACCGCTCAACGCGACGCGCTCCTGCGTTTGGGCGTTCAGGATGCGCACATCTACGTCGACCACGGCATGACCGGCGCGAATCGCGCTCGACCGGGATTGCGGGAGGCGCTTGCCGCGGTGCGAAGCGGAGACACCCTCGTCGTGACGAAACTCGACCGGCTCGCCCGGTCGACTGCTGTTCAACGTGCTCGCCATGGTGGTGCGCGGACGCGCCCGTCACGCGACGGGTCAGTCCACCTTCTTCAACGGACTAGTTAGTCCCGGTGGACTGGGAGACGTCGCTCGTCTGCGAGCTGACGGGAATATGACAACATCCCGTGCGTGATCGCGAGCCGAATCACCATGTAGATGAGCAGCAGGTTGATGATCAGCCCCAAGAGACCAGCCGATATCACCAGGATCCAGTAGTACGACTGAGTAGGGTCGAGAGGCATGCCTTCAACGTAGTGGTGGCGGCGATCCGTTCCGCTCGCGCCGCGTCGGTAAGGCGTACCTGCGGCCTTTGAGCCAGAAAGCCCACATGCGGATCCTCCTGTGCGCACGCGGGCTGGTGCGCGGCGCTGTCGGCACTACAACGCGGAGCGGCTGGTCGCCCGTTGGGCTGTAGGCCGGGTCGGGCTGATCGTCGTCGGCACGATCCTGCAGCCCGGCCTCGGCGCGGCATCCCTCGTCGCAGCCGGAATGGTGGCGGCGGCAGGGACCGGACGACTCCGCTCGCACGGAGCCACCGGTCCCGGCCGCAGCAGCAGCCCTCTCAGCCGAGCAGCGCAGTGATCTTCGCGTAGAACTCGGCGCGGTCGCCCGCCACCGATTCCTTCACCATCGCGGTCCAGTCATCGACGATCACCTCGATGTCGCCGCGGGCCAGGCCGTCGAACGCGGCGCGCGGCACGTCACGGGGGTCGATCTTGGGCCCGTCGTAGCCGTCCATCATGTCGGTGTCGGCGGCGCCGAGCAGCACGCCCTGAACGAGGGTGCCCTGCGAGGCGAGCTCGAGCCGCACACCGTTGGTCATATTCCATTCCGCGGCCTTCGCGGCCCCGTACGCCCCGGCCCCCGGGCTCACGAACCACGACAGCGCCGAGAGCACGTTCACGATCGCTCCCCCGCCGTTGGCCGCGAGCACGGGACTGAACGCGCGGATCACGTCGAGCGTGCCCCAGAAGTGGGTGTCCATCTCGCGGCGGATCTCGGCGAGATCACTCGTGACGAGCTGGGCACCGCTGGAGATGCCGGCGCTGTTGATGAGCAGCGTCACGTCCGTCGCTGCTTCCGCCGCGGCGACGACCGACGCGTCGTCCAAAAGATCGAGGTGCAGCGGCACGACTCGCGCGTCGTCGAAGTCGAGGCTTTCGGGGCGACGGGCCGTCGCATAGACCTTGCTGGCCCCTCGCTCGAGCAGTTCGAGGACGAACTGCCGTCCGATTCCACGGTTCGCTCCGGTGACGAGGGCGACCTGCTGTGTGACGTTCATTGCTTGTTCTCTTCCATCTGACTCTTCGGTGGCCGGCCGGATTCGGCCCGCCGACGGCTACGCTAAGACCTGACATCAACGTCAACGTCAAGTCCGCGTTCACGCGGGTGCAACAGGAGCGGAGGATGCCGGTGCGCATTGGAGAAGTCGCGCGTCAGGCCGGGGTCAGCGCGCGGGCGCTGCGGTACTACGAGGAGCAAGGACTGCTCTCCTCCGAGCGCACGGACAGCGGCCAGCGGATCTACCCGCCGTCGGCCGTCGAGCGCGTGCGGCTGATCCAGCAGCTGTTCACCGCGGGGCTGCCGAGCCGCACCATCCTGCGCCTCATGCCCTGCATCGAGGCAGGACAGGCGTCGCCCGACGTGTTCGAGCTGATGGCCCAGGAACGCGAGCGCATCACCACCGCCATGGCGGAACTCGCCGCCGCCCGCAACGCTCTCGATCGCCTCATCCAGATCGCGAATCATCCAACCCCGGAGCATTGCCCCGCCCTGCGTGATCCGGCGTGGGCGCCGTACCGCGCCCCCGACGAATCCGCGGCGGGCGCAGTCCCCGTGGGCGCGAGCACGGCAGCCTGACGGCCACCACCCGCCGGCTCAGCCTGAGGCCCGTGTCGCACCCATGCGAGACTCGAACCGTGAGCCTCAAGCAGCAGCGACTTCAGATCGAAGCCAAGCGCAGCACCGGTGTGCTGTTCTGCGTCCTGGGCGCGATCATGGCCGCGGTGAGCCTGTGGGTGCTGCTCGGCGACCCGCAGAACATCGGCGGCTGGCTCTCCGCCGTGACGCCCCTCATCCTCATCCCCCTCGGGGTCTTCAACCTCGTCACCTATCGACGAGAGCTCGCGGCGTTCGAAGCCGAGCACGGCGAGGACGCAGGTCGGCAGGACCCGGTGGCCTGAGGCCCGATCCGGCATCGTGCGCTGCGGCGGATGTGCGATCGCCGGGCAGGGTCACAGATTGCCGAAGGTGTAGTACCACGCGTTCGCGCGGAGACCGGCGACCGTCGTCGCATCCTCATCGAGATCCAGAATGACGATGCGTGTCGGCTCAGCGGTCGAGTCGAACAGCGCGGGGTCCGCAGGCTCCGCTGCAAGGGGGATCTCAGGTGTCGGCCGCGCACCGAGCGCGCGCGCCGTATCTACGGTGTCTCCGACACCGATGCCGGACACGGTGCGGATGGGGACGCCGGCGAGATCCGGGACCTCGACGACGATTGTGACGTGGCGGCACTCGGGGAGACACTCCTCGCTGAATCCCGTGGTGATGAGCAGTCCCGGCCACGCGTAGTCCGTCGTGAACCGCGCCCCCTGCGCGCCGCCGGGAGAGGTCGTTTCGGTGGGCTCCACTCCAAGAGTGGCGCTGAGCGCGGAGACGTAGGGGGCGGGATCGACGCCAGCGAAGACGAGCTGCGCCTCCACCGCACCGCCGTCATCGAGCAGAGTGATGTCCGTCGCGCTCACAACGATCGCGGAGAGGTCCGGCGGTGGTGTGGGGCTGGGAGTCGGGGGCGTCGGCGACGACGATGGAGCGACGGCAGGGCGGCTGGGCGTGGGATCTGCGTCGCGGGAGCCTCCCCCGGTGCACCCCGCCCCACCGACCACGATCATCGCCGCGAGAACTACGACGCCGAATCTTCGCCTCATGGGTGAAGTATCACAGAAGACTCATAGTTACCGTGGCACCGATGCGACCGGCCTCACGTCGCGACCCCGTCGAGCCGGTACCCCATCCCCGGTTCGGTGAGCAGGTACCGCGGCGCGCTCGGGTCGGGCTCCAGCTTCTTGCGCAGCTGCGACACGTACAGCCGCAGGTAGCCGGTGTCTTCGGCGTGGTCGGTTCCCCAGATCGTGCGCAGCACCGTCTGGCGGGTCACGAGCTTGCCGGCGTTGCGGATGAGGATCTCGATGAACTGCCACTCCGTGGGCGTCAGCCGGATCTGCCGGTCGCCGTCAGGGGTCGTCCGCACCACACTGTGCGCGGCGAGGTCGATCGTCACGTCCCCGAGGCGCACCACGGGCGACGCGTCGTCTTGCGGCACGCGCCGCGTGAGCGCGCGGATGCGGGCGAGCAGCTCCTCCACGGCGAAGGGCTTGGTGATGTAGTCGTCGGCACCGGCATCCAGCGCCTCGACCTTGTCGGCCGCACCTGCCCGGCCCGAGACGACGAGGATGGGCGCGGTCGACCAGCCGCGCACGGCGTGGATCACCTCGATGCCGTCGAGGCGCGGCATGCCGAGGTCGAGGATCAGGATGTCGGGCCGGTGGTCGACGGCGGCGGCGATGGCCTGCGTCCCGTCGAGGGCGGTCGTGACGTCGTACCCCTTCGCGGTCAGGGTGATGCGCAGCGCCCGCAGGATCTGGGGGTCGTCGTCGGCGATGAGGATCCTCATGCCCGCTCCCCCTCGCCGACCGAGACATCGGCGGCGACGCCCGCCGTGGCATCCGTCTCGCTCGCCGCGCGCAGCGAGATCACCATCGTCAGCCCGCCGCCGGGGGTGTCCTCCGAGGTCAGCGTGCCGTGCATCGCCTCGATGAACCCGCGCGAGAGCGCGAGGCCGAGCCCCAGCCCGCTGGAGTTGTCGGTGTCACCCAGACGCTGGAACGGCACGAAGATGTCATCCTTCTTCTCGGCCGGCACACCCGGCCCGCGATCGACGATGCGGATCTCGAGCCTGCCACCGAACGTACTCGTGCTGACGTGCACAGGCACGCCCGCCGGCGCGTAGCGGTGCGCGTTGGCGAGCAGGTTCACCAGCACGCGCTGCAGCAGCACCGGGTCGGCGTGCGCGACGGCATCGCCGTGCTGCAGCGCGAGCGTGACGTCGGCGGGGCCGAGCTGCAGCTCGTCGAGCGCGGGCGCGATGGCCTCGGCAGGGTCGGTGGCGATGTCGGCGATGGTGAGCACGCCGGTCTGCAGGCGGCTGACGTCGAGCAGGTCGGTCAGCAGCGCGCCGAGCGCGGTGAGGCTCTCGTCCGCGGTCTCGAGCAGCTCCTGCCGGTCGGCGGCGGCGAGTTCGGGACCCGCCGCGCGCAGGCCCCCGACGGCGGCCGACGCGGCGGCGAGCGGGCGGCGCAGATCGTGGCTGAGTGCCGACAGCAGCGCCCCGCGCACCCGGTCGGATGCCGCGATCGGCTCGATCTGCTGCGCGGTCTTCTCCAGCCGCTCGGTGTCGAGCGCCGCCCGCAGCTGCGCCGTGACGACACCCAGCAGACGACGCTCGGATGCCGCGAGGTCGGCGCCGTGCAGCTCGAGCACCGCCTCGTCGGTGAGTGGGATGCCGGTGAACCGCCCGTCCGGCAGCGGCTCCCCCGCCCGCGCCACCACCTCGTCGCCCACGACGAGACGCACGCCGGGCAGTTGGAACGCTTCGCGCACCCGGTCGACGAGGGCCTGGATCGCGTTCTCGCCGCGCAGCACGCTGCCGGCGATGGTCTCGATGAGCTCCGATTCCGCGGCCGAGCGCCGCGCGGCCCGGGTGTAGCGGGCGGCGCGATCCACGATGAAGCTCACGAGGCTCGCGATGACGACGTAGAGCACCAGCGCCAGCAGGTGGTGACCCTCGTGGATGTGCACCGTGTACAGCGGCTCGATGAAGAGGAAGTCGAGGGTGATACCGGAGAGCACTGCGGCGAAGAGGGCCGGCCACAGCCCGCCCACCAGCGCCACGACCACCACGAGCAGCTGGAAGCTGAGCACGTCGGTCGTGATCGACTCCGCGCTGCGGAAAAGGGACAGCAGGGCGGTGAGCAGCGGCCCGCCCGCGAGCGCGACGACGAACCCGAGGATGCGGCGCTTGCGCGTGAGCGCGCCGGTCAGGGGCGGCAGCGCGGGGCGGCGGCCGGCGGCGGCGTGATTGACCATGTGCACGTCGATGTCGCCGGACTCGCGCACCACCGTCGCCCCGATGCCGGGTCCGGTGAGCAGCGCCGCCAGCCGCCCCCGCCGGCTCGCCCCGAGCACGAGCTGCGTGGCGTTGACCGAGCGGGCGAACTCGACGAGGGCGGTGGGGATGTCCTCCCCCACCACCTGGTGGTAGGTGCCGTTGAGCTTCTCGACGAGGGCGCGCTGCTCGGCGAGCGCGGCGGGGCTGCCCGAGTGCAGCCCGTCCTGGCTCGTGACGTGCACGGCGATCAGCTCGCCGCCGGCCGACCGGGCGGCGATGCGGGCGCCGCGACGCAGCAGGGTCTCGCCCTCGGGCCCGCCGGTGAGCGCGACCACCACACGCTCACGCGCCTCCCACCGGCTGTCGATGCCGTGCGCCTGCCGGTACCCCTGCAGCGCCTGGTCGACCTCGTCGGCCAGCCAGATGAGCGCCAGCTCCCGCAGCGCCGTGAGGTTGCCCAGGCGGAAGTAGTTCGACAGCGCCGCGTCGATGCGCTCGGCGGGGTACACCGCACCGACCGCGAGCCGGTCCCGCAGGGCCTGCGGCGCCAGGTCGACGACCTCGATCTGGTCGGCGCTGCGCAGAAAGCTGTCGGGCACGGTCTCGCGCTGGGGCACCCCGGTGATCTGCTCGACCACGTCGTTCAGCGACTCGATGTGCTGGATGTTCAGCGTCGAGATGACGTCGATCCCCGCGGCCAGCAGCTCGTCGACGTCCTGCCAGCGCTTGTGGTTGCGCGACCCGGGGGCGTTGGTGTGCGCGAGTTCGTCGACCAGGGCGACCTGCGGCATCCGCTGCCGCACGGCATCGAGGTCCATCTCCTCGAGCGCGACGCCACGGTGCGAGACGCGGGCGCGCGGCACGACGGGGATGCCCTCGGCCATCGCGGCGGTCGCGGCGCGCCCGTGGGTCTCGACGACGCCGATGACGACGTCCCGCCCCTCGGCCCCCAGCCGCCGGCCCTCCTCGAGCATCGAGAACGTCTTGCCCACACCCGGGGCGGCCCCCAGCAGCACCCGCAGCCGCCCGCGTCTGGTCATGGTCACTCTTCTCGCTCGTCCAAGGCAACGTTAAGCTCCAGCACGTTCACCGTG from Microbacterium sp. zg-Y625 includes these protein-coding regions:
- a CDS encoding SDR family oxidoreductase, yielding MNVTQQVALVTGANRGIGRQFVLELLERGASKVYATARRPESLDFDDARVVPLHLDLLDDASVVAAAEAATDVTLLINSAGISSGAQLVTSDLAEIRREMDTHFWGTLDVIRAFSPVLAANGGGAIVNVLSALSWFVSPGAGAYGAAKAAEWNMTNGVRLELASQGTLVQGVLLGAADTDMMDGYDGPKIDPRDVPRAAFDGLARGDIEVIVDDWTAMVKESVAGDRAEFYAKITALLG
- a CDS encoding MerR family transcriptional regulator, with amino-acid sequence MPVRIGEVARQAGVSARALRYYEEQGLLSSERTDSGQRIYPPSAVERVRLIQQLFTAGLPSRTILRLMPCIEAGQASPDVFELMAQERERITTAMAELAAARNALDRLIQIANHPTPEHCPALRDPAWAPYRAPDESAAGAVPVGASTAA
- a CDS encoding serine/threonine-protein kinase yields the protein MIDARVTEIAEGTVLERRYQLRKLIGSGGAGKVFRGDDLHLQRPIAVKVMHPHADDLGSVDRARAEMLVLASLNHPCLVTLFDARISHADDDVNYLVMEYVPGLTLSERLRQGEMDARELAGIALDIAEGLHVAHASGIVHRDIKPSNVLLWRSPLANGRWRAKVADFGIAYLQNTTRATAPGLVIGTAAYLAPEQARGTAATPAADIYALGILLIEAITGHRPYSDASGIGAITARLIDPPAVPASLPAPWRELLQAMTAMRPEDRPSALEVAVAAARLTVPDAIASDTATPVAPVASVTAVAPVPPQTEPMTRRARARAAAATAATAPLQLPTVTAPRSASSAVSARRTDTTVPEVPGLTPVARPAARYPRRVYAAAAGVGVLAVLSVSAFSAVIGASVSQDPAPVVQEEPAPVEPAPVVPVEPAAPVAPAEEAPAIVAEEVEAPAPQPIVVTPVDAPADKPGPANLNKGPGNNSGNGGGPAHTNPNKGPGNGPGADNPNRGPGNNNGNGKGNR
- a CDS encoding response regulator transcription factor, translating into MRILIADDDPQILRALRITLTAKGYDVTTALDGTQAIAAAVDHRPDILILDLGMPRLDGIEVIHAVRGWSTAPILVVSGRAGAADKVEALDAGADDYITKPFAVEELLARIRALTRRVPQDDASPVVRLGDVTIDLAAHSVVRTTPDGDRQIRLTPTEWQFIEILIRNAGKLVTRQTVLRTIWGTDHAEDTGYLRLYVSQLRKKLEPDPSAPRYLLTEPGMGYRLDGVAT
- a CDS encoding uracil-DNA glycosylase family protein, whose protein sequence is MTDLIGYQAREDWMGADVLTLADVWPAEMQAMIVGLNPAPASVAAGHYYQGQVGQTQLRRLASAGLFRHTSGRWFEEAAAESGVGFTDIVKRASRGEKDVHPDEIRHGSALLAEKLGSRNVELVVCVFRHPVKVLLGREGKPGLQAKRTAWGAKVFRMPGPFDKLENVERVMDELRLATGR
- a CDS encoding DUF4118 domain-containing protein codes for the protein MTRRGRLRVLLGAAPGVGKTFSMLEEGRRLGAEGRDVVIGVVETHGRAATAAMAEGIPVVPRARVSHRGVALEEMDLDAVRQRMPQVALVDELAHTNAPGSRNHKRWQDVDELLAAGIDVISTLNIQHIESLNDVVEQITGVPQRETVPDSFLRSADQIEVVDLAPQALRDRLAVGAVYPAERIDAALSNYFRLGNLTALRELALIWLADEVDQALQGYRQAHGIDSRWEARERVVVALTGGPEGETLLRRGARIAARSAGGELIAVHVTSQDGLHSGSPAALAEQRALVEKLNGTYHQVVGEDIPTALVEFARSVNATQLVLGASRRGRLAALLTGPGIGATVVRESGDIDVHMVNHAAAGRRPALPPLTGALTRKRRILGFVVALAGGPLLTALLSLFRSAESITTDVLSFQLLVVVVALVGGLWPALFAAVLSGITLDFLFIEPLYTVHIHEGHHLLALVLYVVIASLVSFIVDRAARYTRAARRSAAESELIETIAGSVLRGENAIQALVDRVREAFQLPGVRLVVGDEVVARAGEPLPDGRFTGIPLTDEAVLELHGADLAASERRLLGVVTAQLRAALDTERLEKTAQQIEPIAASDRVRGALLSALSHDLRRPLAAASAAVGGLRAAGPELAAADRQELLETADESLTALGALLTDLLDVSRLQTGVLTIADIATDPAEAIAPALDELQLGPADVTLALQHGDAVAHADPVLLQRVLVNLLANAHRYAPAGVPVHVSTSTFGGRLEIRIVDRGPGVPAEKKDDIFVPFQRLGDTDNSSGLGLGLALSRGFIEAMHGTLTSEDTPGGGLTMVISLRAASETDATAGVAADVSVGEGERA